The following proteins are co-located in the Pyxicephalus adspersus chromosome Z, UCB_Pads_2.0, whole genome shotgun sequence genome:
- the LOC140344039 gene encoding uncharacterized protein isoform X2, producing MPHCFAYGCTNHSGKLPSAVSMHSFPKELPLAETWVHLSRTDVGNVKEFVQDTLLKNPGHYVLCSEHFEENMFESSADYPLNSSEPNYKRMRRKLKVNAVPTVFSTGAPRLRRQAAYHLKIHERKQLLDNLLEQQKRPKLDADQATSQSTAQDTTEQTDNDSLNDRSRKPQLWRRKLLPNKSQFLKESCSRVPRALQRKTPASFNRIAVYFSDEEWEMLEEWQKELYKKIMKENYEALIALGYPTVNPNILRKIKQEEVLRYTACSSDDLEQPDSPSTDYVRMDTDLLSRIKPDEDQYLSGSPDSEGEINGYHSSYDTPLSTNMEEENLDKWNDQMNLQEPVSMTYNLSQCFSESINGAGNFSPQSLLEAVTTRQDTFEKRQIALKC from the exons ATGCCTCACTGCTTTGCCTATGGCTGCACCAACCACAGTGGTAAGCTTCCCTCAGCGGTCTCTATGCACTCTTTCCCCAAGGAGTTGCCACTGGCTGAGACCTGGGTACATCTCAGCCGTACCGATGTGGGCAATGTGAAGGAATTTGTTCAGGACACCTTATTGAAGAACCCGGGGCATTATGTACTGTGTTCAGAGCACTTTGAAGAGAACATGTTTGAATCAAGTGCTGATTACCCTTTGAATTCATCTGAACCAAACTATAAGCGAATGAGACGAAAACTGAAGGTCAATGCCGTTCCTACAGTTTTTTCTACTGGTGCTCCTAGGCTGCGAAGACAGGCAGCTTATCACTTGAAAATCCATGAAAGAAAGCAG TTATTGGACAACCTTCTTGAGCAGCAGAAGCGTCCCAAGTTAGATGCAGACCAGGCAACCAGCCAGTCCACAGCACAGGATACCACAGAACAAACG GATAATGACAGTCTAAACGATCGTTCAAGAAAACCACAATTGTGGAGAAGAAAACTTCTTCCTAACAAGTCCCAGTTTTTAAAGGAAAGCTGCAGCCGGGTGCCCCGAGCTCTACAAAGAAAG ACTCCAGCCAGCTTTAACAGAATAGCTGTATACTTCTCAGATGAAGAGTGGGAAATGCTGGAAGAATGGCAGAAAGAGCTCTATAAGAAAATCATGAAAGAAAACTATGAAGCCTTAATAGCACTCg GTTACCCTACAGTTAATCCAAACATTTTACGGAAGATCAAACAAGAGGAAGTTTTGCGTTACACAGCATGCTCATCAGATGATCTTGAGCAGCCTGACAGTCCTAGCACAG attatGTCAGAATGGATACTGATCTTCTATCAAGAATAAAACCGGACGAGGATCAGTATTTATCGGGAAGCCCAGATTCAGAAGGAGAAATAAATGGCTATCATAGTTCAT atgatACTCCTCTCAGCACTAACATGGAAGAGGAAAACCTTGACAAATGGAATGACCAAATGAACCTTCAAGAGCCTGTTTCTATGACCTATAACCTTTCCCAGTGTTTTAGTGAAAGTATAAATG gaGCTGGGAATTTCTCACCACAAAGTTTGCTGGAAGCTGTCACAACTCGACAGGACACATTTGAGAAGCGGCAAATTGCACTAAAATGCTGA
- the LOC140344039 gene encoding uncharacterized protein isoform X1 — translation MPHCFAYGCTNHSGKLPSAVSMHSFPKELPLAETWVHLSRTDVGNVKEFVQDTLLKNPGHYVLCSEHFEENMFESSADYPLNSSEPNYKRMRRKLKVNAVPTVFSTGAPRLRRQAAYHLKIHERKQLLDNLLEQQKRPKLDADQATSQSTAQDTTEQTDNDSLNDRSRKPQLWRRKLLPNKSQFLKESCSRVPRALQRKTPASFNRIAVYFSDEEWEMLEEWQKELYKKIMKENYEALIALGYPTVNPNILRKIKQEEVLRYTACSSDDLEQPDSPSTDYVRMDTDLLSRIKPDEDQYLSGSPDSEGEINGYHSSYDTPLSTNMEEENLDKWNDQMNLQEPVSMTYNLSQCFSESINGELYPASMWIARDSSQNGFVIPCTDEKALSPITAVQQIDSPYSFFFFNKSFLNPNMEPKQSKQGELRPYKCSECDKSFTVKSNLIKHHRIHTGERPYKCTLCSKSLSRNSHLITHQRTHTGERPYKCNECDKSFIQNSVLIQHQRIHTGERPFKCEECNKRFSQKSCLIRHQRTHKR, via the exons ATGCCTCACTGCTTTGCCTATGGCTGCACCAACCACAGTGGTAAGCTTCCCTCAGCGGTCTCTATGCACTCTTTCCCCAAGGAGTTGCCACTGGCTGAGACCTGGGTACATCTCAGCCGTACCGATGTGGGCAATGTGAAGGAATTTGTTCAGGACACCTTATTGAAGAACCCGGGGCATTATGTACTGTGTTCAGAGCACTTTGAAGAGAACATGTTTGAATCAAGTGCTGATTACCCTTTGAATTCATCTGAACCAAACTATAAGCGAATGAGACGAAAACTGAAGGTCAATGCCGTTCCTACAGTTTTTTCTACTGGTGCTCCTAGGCTGCGAAGACAGGCAGCTTATCACTTGAAAATCCATGAAAGAAAGCAG TTATTGGACAACCTTCTTGAGCAGCAGAAGCGTCCCAAGTTAGATGCAGACCAGGCAACCAGCCAGTCCACAGCACAGGATACCACAGAACAAACG GATAATGACAGTCTAAACGATCGTTCAAGAAAACCACAATTGTGGAGAAGAAAACTTCTTCCTAACAAGTCCCAGTTTTTAAAGGAAAGCTGCAGCCGGGTGCCCCGAGCTCTACAAAGAAAG ACTCCAGCCAGCTTTAACAGAATAGCTGTATACTTCTCAGATGAAGAGTGGGAAATGCTGGAAGAATGGCAGAAAGAGCTCTATAAGAAAATCATGAAAGAAAACTATGAAGCCTTAATAGCACTCg GTTACCCTACAGTTAATCCAAACATTTTACGGAAGATCAAACAAGAGGAAGTTTTGCGTTACACAGCATGCTCATCAGATGATCTTGAGCAGCCTGACAGTCCTAGCACAG attatGTCAGAATGGATACTGATCTTCTATCAAGAATAAAACCGGACGAGGATCAGTATTTATCGGGAAGCCCAGATTCAGAAGGAGAAATAAATGGCTATCATAGTTCAT atgatACTCCTCTCAGCACTAACATGGAAGAGGAAAACCTTGACAAATGGAATGACCAAATGAACCTTCAAGAGCCTGTTTCTATGACCTATAACCTTTCCCAGTGTTTTAGTGAAAGTATAAATGGTGAATTATATCCTGCATCTATGTGGATAGCGAGAGATTCCTCGCAAAATGGTTTTGTTATACCTTGCACTGATGAAAAAGCATTAAGCCCTATCACAGCTGTGCAGCAGATAGACAGTCCTTAtagctttttcttctttaataaatcctTCTTGAACCCCAACATGGAACCCAAGCAAAGTAAGCAAGGAGAGCTAAGGCCATACAAATGTTCAGAGTGTGATAAAAGCTTTACTGTCAAGTCTAACCTTATTAAACATCACCGTATTCATACGGGGGAACGCCCATACAAGTGCACTCTCTGCTCCAAAAGCTTGAGCCGCAACTCGCACCTGATCACCCACCAGCGCACTCACACAGGAGAGCGACCTTATAAATGCAATGAGTGTGACAAGAGCTTTATCCAGAACTCTGTGCTAATCCAACACCAAAGGATCCATACTGGGGAGCGTCCCTTTAAATGTGAGGAATGCAATAAGCGCTTCAGCCAGAAATCCTGCCTCATCCGTCACCAAAGAACTCACAAGAGATAA